The DNA sequence TGACACCAGCAGGAGTAGCTGAATTCATTCGACATGGTCACGAAGTGATGGTTCAGCATACGGCTGGAGAGAACAGCGGATTTGCTGATGAAGCGTATGAAAAGGTAGGAGCCATAATCTTACCCGACATTCAGAGTGTATATCGTGAGGCGGAAATGATTGTAAAGGTGAAAGAGCCTATCGCTGAGGAATATCCACTGATCCATCAAGACCAGCTTGTATTCACTTATTTCCATTTTGCCTGTGACAAGGAACTTACCGATGCCATGCTCAAGAGTGGTGCTGTCTGTCTGGCTTATGAGACTGTGGAGACAGATAACCACCATTTGCCTTTACTCATTCCGATGAGTGAAGTAGCTGGAAGAATGGCCATTATTAATGGTGCTTTTTATCTGCAGAAGACAAAGGGAGGAAAAGGAAAACTGATGAGTGGTGTACCTGGTGTGAACCGCGTCAAGGTTTTGGTATTGGGCGGCGGAACCGTAGGAGAAGCTGCAGCAAGAATGGCTGCAGGAATGGGAGCTGATGTATGGATTACAGATATCAGTTTGCCTCGTCTTCGTCAGTTAGAGATGGAGCTGCCTATCAATGTACACACGCTCTATTCCAACGAGCATAATATTCGTAGAGAATTGACAGATGTGGATATCGTTGTGGGTAGTGTGCTCGTACCAGGTGATAAGGCGCCGCATCTTATCACGAAAGATATGTTGAAATTGATGGAGCCAGGAACAGTACTTGTTGATGTAGCAATCGATCAGGGTGGCTGTTTCGAGACATCGCATCCAACCACACATTCTGATCCGACATATATGGTCGATGGAATCGTTCATTATGCAGTAGCTAATATTCCTGGTGCTGTGCCGAATACCTCTACTACAGCCTTGACCAATGCTACGCTGAAATATGCATTGGCGCTTGCTGATAAGGGTTGGCGAAAGGCCTGCAAGGAGGATAAAGCCCTGTATAGGGGGTTGAATATCGTAAATGGAAAGGTGGTATTCAAGGCCGTAGCGGATGTCTTCGGACTGGAATATGAAGAAATGATACTCTAAGTAGAGTAGGGGAGGGTTCCATAACACAAAAGCTATGGGATCCTCTTTAAATAATGTATTACGGAGAACAGAATACACTTTGTTTGATTTGAACGCTTACTGATAGCATTTTTTTAGAGAAAAAGACTTAAAAACCGGGAAAATGTAAGGAAAATAGGAGAAAATGCAGGAATATGTGTATAAAATAAGTTAATTTTGTAACATGATGCTATAGTTTTAGATATTTTTTATACTTTTGTGCCATGAACATGAAGTTTAACTAACATTCAGTTATTATGAAGAAGAAAAAAAGCTTGTTGCTTTTCTTGGCAGCAACTTCAGCCAGCTTTGTGCAGGCAGCCCTTCCAGTTCATACCAGTTTTGCGGCTGGTATTGAAAATGTGCAAGAAAAAGGTCATACCTTTGTAAAAGGAAGAGTGATTGATTCCGAGGGAAATCCTCTGGTAGGTGTCACGGTGCAGATCGAAGGCACAAGCTATGGTGTTATCACTGATGCTGATGGTAACTACATACTGGAATTTCCATCTATGGCGCATCCTAAAATTGTATTTTCCAGCATTGGTTACAAATCGAAGAGTATTGAATTTCGTGGCGTAAAAGAGCAGAACATGATGCTGGAGTTGGATCATGTTGCGCTGGATGATCTCGTTGTCATCGGTTACGGTAGCAAGAGCCGTAGGAATGTAACTACCGCTATTTCTACCGTGAGTCAGGAACAGATAAGCAAGTTGGCTGCTACCACACCAACCCTCGATGGTCTTCTTCAGGGTACTGTAAAGGGCGTATTGGCTACTACCGCAAATGGTGAGCCTGGTTCATCTCTCAAGTTAAACATCCGCGGTATTACATCTCCTTATCCTAAATCGGGTAAAGGTAACAACAACCAGCCTCTTTATGTCATTGATGGCGTTCCTACCTTTATGGAGGATACCGGCATCAACCCGCTCATCAATATCTCACCAAACGATATTGAGAGTATCGATGTGCTGAAAGATGCCGCAGCTACTGCGATCTATGGATCACGTGGAGCCAATGGTGTCGTTATTGTCAAGACGAAAAATGGTAAGCGCAATGAAAAGACCAAGGTAGATTTCGGCTACACATTCTCGTTCAGTAATCCTATCAAGAACTATAAGCCATTGAACATTTCTGAATACAAGAATGTGCAGGACGAGATTCTGCGCAATACGGTAAATGGTATGAACGACGGCAGTTCGATGGTGAATATGTATGGCGTAGCCGACTATCTGAGCCAATTTGGTAACATCGGATATAATGCCGAGACGGGTGTCTATACATATAATGGACTTAATGAGAGTCTCTTTGGTACGACGAATACCAACTGGGCTAAGGAGGTGATCAACAAGAATGCGCCTACTCACCAGTATAATGTAGCCATCAGAGGTGGCAGCAACAGGACCAACTATTCATTCTCCTTCAACGGTATGAACCAGGAAGGTCTGCTCATCAACGACCGTATGGAGAGATATGGTGCCAGACTCTCTTTGGATTCTGAAATCAATAAGTATATCACCGTGGGTGGTGTGCTCGACTATACCTACTCTTCTCGCAAGAGCGGAAGCAACGATCCTGCATTGGGTTATGACAACGACTCATGGAAGACTCGCCCAGACCTGACTGTACGCGATGCAGACGGTAACCTGAATCGAGTAGATAAGTTTGGCGAATATGCAGATAGCTATATGGATGCAAGTCCGGTGGGCAAACTCCAGAGAAAGACCCAGTATGAGAACGACCAGTTCTCCGGAAATGCCTATATTGACATCAAGCCTATTGAAGGTCTTACCCTCCATGCTGATGCCAACATATCCCGTTTCATCTTCAGCAACAGCTATTTCTCTCCGAAAGTTTCCTTGCCGGAACAGTATGAGACAGAACCAACTTCTACGCTCGCAGAGGCTAACTATCGCAACACGAATACGTCTATCAACTTCCGTGCTGACTATAAATTCAAGATTACTGACGACCATCGCTTCGACGTGATGGCTGGTTATAGTGCTGACAGGTATTGGAGCAAGGAACACGACCAGGCTTATAGTGGTTTTCCTAACGATGATGTATTGAACAATGCCAGTTCTGCAACCACCGTCAATAAGCCTACCGAGATTTATTCCAAGAGTGGACTCAATTCCCTCTATGGCCGTTTGAGCTATGATTTCCTCTCACGTTATCTGCTTGATTTCAGTCTTCGTTCCGATGAGTCATCAAAATTTGGACCGGGTAACAAACGCGGTACTTTCCCTGCAGTTTCTCTGGCCTGGCGCATCAATCAAGAGCCTTTCCTGGAATCTGTAAGAGATATTGATGATCTGAAGTTCCGTTTGAGTTGGGGTAAGACAGGTTCTACCAATGTATCCGACTTCTCTTACATCCAGTATTTCAACTCCAATATCTATGGTGGACAGAGTGCCATTACCTTAGCCACTACTTATCCTAACAAGGATATCAAGTGGGAGATGACTACTGAATACAATGCCGGTGTTGACTTCTCGTTCTTCAATGGCAGACTGAACGGTAGCTTTGATATCTATCACCGTAAGACAGATGGCGCCTTGGCTCCAGCTCCTATCGCCTTGGAGTTTGGTATCGGTACATTCTACAGCAATATTCTCGACCTAACCAATAATGGTTTCGAGTTCTCTATCGGAGGAGATGTGGTTCGCACCAAGGATTTCACCTACAATACGATGCTCAGTATCTCATCCAACAAGAATAAGATAACCAAGCTCAATGGTTCTACACTCGACATGATGCACCAGGATCTCTACATGGAAGGTCATGCGATGGGAACCGTGAAGGG is a window from the Segatella copri genome containing:
- the ald gene encoding alanine dehydrogenase; translated protein: MKIGIPKEIKNNENRVGMTPAGVAEFIRHGHEVMVQHTAGENSGFADEAYEKVGAIILPDIQSVYREAEMIVKVKEPIAEEYPLIHQDQLVFTYFHFACDKELTDAMLKSGAVCLAYETVETDNHHLPLLIPMSEVAGRMAIINGAFYLQKTKGGKGKLMSGVPGVNRVKVLVLGGGTVGEAAARMAAGMGADVWITDISLPRLRQLEMELPINVHTLYSNEHNIRRELTDVDIVVGSVLVPGDKAPHLITKDMLKLMEPGTVLVDVAIDQGGCFETSHPTTHSDPTYMVDGIVHYAVANIPGAVPNTSTTALTNATLKYALALADKGWRKACKEDKALYRGLNIVNGKVVFKAVADVFGLEYEEMIL
- a CDS encoding SusC/RagA family TonB-linked outer membrane protein; this encodes MKKKKSLLLFLAATSASFVQAALPVHTSFAAGIENVQEKGHTFVKGRVIDSEGNPLVGVTVQIEGTSYGVITDADGNYILEFPSMAHPKIVFSSIGYKSKSIEFRGVKEQNMMLELDHVALDDLVVIGYGSKSRRNVTTAISTVSQEQISKLAATTPTLDGLLQGTVKGVLATTANGEPGSSLKLNIRGITSPYPKSGKGNNNQPLYVIDGVPTFMEDTGINPLINISPNDIESIDVLKDAAATAIYGSRGANGVVIVKTKNGKRNEKTKVDFGYTFSFSNPIKNYKPLNISEYKNVQDEILRNTVNGMNDGSSMVNMYGVADYLSQFGNIGYNAETGVYTYNGLNESLFGTTNTNWAKEVINKNAPTHQYNVAIRGGSNRTNYSFSFNGMNQEGLLINDRMERYGARLSLDSEINKYITVGGVLDYTYSSRKSGSNDPALGYDNDSWKTRPDLTVRDADGNLNRVDKFGEYADSYMDASPVGKLQRKTQYENDQFSGNAYIDIKPIEGLTLHADANISRFIFSNSYFSPKVSLPEQYETEPTSTLAEANYRNTNTSINFRADYKFKITDDHRFDVMAGYSADRYWSKEHDQAYSGFPNDDVLNNASSATTVNKPTEIYSKSGLNSLYGRLSYDFLSRYLLDFSLRSDESSKFGPGNKRGTFPAVSLAWRINQEPFLESVRDIDDLKFRLSWGKTGSTNVSDFSYIQYFNSNIYGGQSAITLATTYPNKDIKWEMTTEYNAGVDFSFFNGRLNGSFDIYHRKTDGALAPAPIALEFGIGTFYSNILDLTNNGFEFSIGGDVVRTKDFTYNTMLSISSNKNKITKLNGSTLDMMHQDLYMEGHAMGTVKGYKVAGIFQSQKQIDELNSQAQANGYDFYQNGAHVGDYMFVDTDGNGYITEADRTAIANPEPKVFGGWSHTLSYKNLTLSMLFQYQFGGHAYYSTMQESAAGSLGQSILREMYGNTWTPDRTDAKYAQLVWLPASMDNTNTNDRYVYSNSYFRLRNITLSYNFEPSLLERLHISGASVFFTATNLFTITNWPGLDPDMSATNAFLKTTENKDVYPMSRSFSIGLKLQF